The Streptomyces sp. 11x1 genomic sequence TGCGTACGGCGTCGTCCTCGTCGGTGAAGCGCTCCACGGTGAGCACAGGTCCGAAGGACTCCTCGTGCACCACGCGCATGTCCTGCCGGCACTCGTCGAGGACGGTGGGCAGGTAGTAGTGGCCGTCCGCCAGCGCGGGGTCCTCGGGCCGGGCTCCGCCGCAGCGCAGCACAGCGCCCTCGGCGAGGCCCGAGGCGACATAGGCCTCGACCTTCTCCCGGTGCTGTGCGGAGATCAGCGCCCCGCTCTCGGCGTCGGCGTCGTAGGGGCCGCCGAGCCGGATGAGCCGGGCGCGGCGGACCACCTCGTCGACGAAGCGGTCGTGCAGCGAGTCCTCGACGATCAGCCGGGCGCCGGCCGAGCAGACCTGGCCGGAGTGCAGGAAGACGGCCGTGAGGGCGAAGTCCACGGCCGTCTCGAAGTCGGCGTCGGCGAAGACGACATTGGGGTTCTTGCCGCCCAGTTCCAGCGCGACCTTCTTCACGGTCGCGGCGGCGGTGGCCATGATCCGCCTGCCGGTGTCCAGACCGCCGGTGAAGGAGACCAGGTCGACGCGGGGGTCCTCGGAGAGCGGGGCGCCCACCTCGGGTCCGGCGCCCAGCACCAGGTTGGCGGCGCCGGCCGGCAACCCGGCCTCCTCCAACGCCCTCATCAGCAGGATGGAGGTGGAGGGGGTGAGCTCGCTGGGCTTGAGGACGATCGTGTTGCCGGCCAGCAGCGCCGGGGCGACCTTCCAGCTGGCTTGCAGGAGAGGGTAGTTCCAGGGGGTGATCAGTGCGCACACCCCGACCGGCTCGTAGACGACCCGGCTGACGGCGTCGTCGCGGCCGGTGTCGATCACCCGGCCGGCGTCGGTGCCGGCGAGTCCGCCGTAGTAGCGGAAGCAGGAGACGACATCGGCGATGTCGTACTCGCTCTCCACCACCCGCTTGCCGGTGTCGAGCGACTCGGCGCGGGCGAAGCTCTTGGTGTCGCGCTCGATGATGTCGGCGGTGCGCAGCAGCAGTGCGCCGCGCTCCCGCTCAGGGATGCCCGGCCAGGGGCCGGTGTCGAAGGCCTCCCGGGCCGCGGCGATCGCCGCCTCGGTGTCGGGGCGCGTCCCTTCCGAGACGGTCGCCGTGAGCGTGCCGTCAGCGGGACATCGGATCTCCCGGTGCCCGCCGGCCACCGGAGCCCGCCATTCGCCATTCACGTACAGGTCTGCCACGCGCCGAGCCTTCCGACTGAAATTCGTTGCGCATCGTGCACCCGATTGCTTGTGATGGAACACCCTGGTCGCTGGTCAGACGGACGTCAAGATGTTGACCGGTGACGATTTGGCCATGCGGCTACTTACCCACCCACCCTTGACCGCAAGCCACGGCGACCCGACCATGTTGCGTATCGCTCACCATGTTGTGCAATACGCACCGACGGAGGCCACCGTGTCCATGAGGTTCCCCCGACC encodes the following:
- a CDS encoding aldehyde dehydrogenase family protein, giving the protein MADLYVNGEWRAPVAGGHREIRCPADGTLTATVSEGTRPDTEAAIAAAREAFDTGPWPGIPERERGALLLRTADIIERDTKSFARAESLDTGKRVVESEYDIADVVSCFRYYGGLAGTDAGRVIDTGRDDAVSRVVYEPVGVCALITPWNYPLLQASWKVAPALLAGNTIVLKPSELTPSTSILLMRALEEAGLPAGAANLVLGAGPEVGAPLSEDPRVDLVSFTGGLDTGRRIMATAAATVKKVALELGGKNPNVVFADADFETAVDFALTAVFLHSGQVCSAGARLIVEDSLHDRFVDEVVRRARLIRLGGPYDADAESGALISAQHREKVEAYVASGLAEGAVLRCGGARPEDPALADGHYYLPTVLDECRQDMRVVHEESFGPVLTVERFTDEDDAVRIANDTEYGLAGAVWTEDAGKAQRVARRLRHGTVWINDYHPYVPQAEWGGFGHSGVGRELGPTGLNEYREPKHIWQNIQPRPQRWFSG